From a region of the Pseudomonadaceae bacterium SI-3 genome:
- a CDS encoding RNA polymerase-associated protein RapA produces MAQQYLPGQRWISDSEAELGLGTILMLDGRMLTVLYPATGETRQYAARSAPLTRVRFVPGDEITHFEGWKMTVREVDDVDGLLVYHGLTAQNEARTLPETQLSNFIQFRLASDRLFAGQIDPLNWFKLRYHTLENQSKQLTSSLWGLGGVRAQPIAHQLHIAREVADRIAPRVLLADEVGLGKTIEAGLVIHRQLLSGRAKRVLILVPENLQHQWLVEMRRRFNLQVALFDDERFIESDASNPFEDTQLALVSLEWLKDDERAQDAAFAAGWDLLVVDEAHHLVWHPENASAEYKLVEQLAEVTPGVLLLTATPEQLGQESHFARLRLLDPNRFHDLEAFRAESASYQPVARAVQELLDEGRLSQEAHQTIHDFLGAEGEALLAAATDGDIEASSRLIRELLDRHGTGRLLFRNTRAAVRGFPERQLHPYPLPCPAEYLELPLGEHAELYPEVSFQSQQEEPDAQNRWWSFDPRVEWLIDTLKMLKKFKVLVICAHAETALDLEDALRVRSGIPATVFHEGMSILERDRAAAYFADEEFGAQVLICSEIGSEGRNFQFAHHLVLFDLPAHPDLLEQRIGRLDRIGQAHVIQLHVPYLETSPQERLFQWYHQALNAFLNTCPTGNALQHQFGSRLLNQLEEGDDEEFQALIEEARAERERLEADLHAGRDRLLELNSGGGEQGKALVEAIDEQDDQFALPIYMEELFDAFGIDSEDHSENALILRPSEKMLDASFPLGDDEAVTITYDREQALAREDMQFLTWEHPMVQGGMDLVLSGSMGNTAVALIKNKALKPGTVLLELLYVSEVVAPRTLQLNRFLPPLALRCLLDSNGNDLASKVAFETLTDQLESVPRASANKFIQAQRDVLAVQIADAEAKIAPRHSERVAEAQRRLKASLDEELARLTALQAVNPSVRDSEIEAVRQQREEGLAMLEKAGLRLEAIRVLVAG; encoded by the coding sequence ATGGCGCAGCAGTATCTACCGGGGCAACGCTGGATCAGCGACAGCGAAGCGGAACTCGGTCTGGGAACCATCCTCATGCTAGATGGCCGGATGCTCACCGTGCTTTATCCCGCCACGGGCGAAACCCGCCAGTACGCCGCCCGCAGCGCCCCGCTGACCCGCGTACGCTTCGTGCCCGGTGACGAGATCACCCATTTCGAAGGCTGGAAGATGACCGTGCGCGAAGTCGACGATGTCGACGGCCTGCTGGTCTATCACGGCCTGACCGCGCAGAACGAAGCCCGCACGCTGCCGGAAACCCAGCTGTCGAACTTCATCCAGTTCCGTCTTGCCAGCGACCGTCTGTTCGCCGGTCAGATCGATCCGCTGAACTGGTTCAAACTGCGCTATCACACGCTGGAAAACCAGAGCAAACAGCTGACCTCCTCGCTGTGGGGCCTGGGCGGCGTGCGTGCGCAACCCATCGCGCATCAGCTGCACATCGCCCGCGAAGTCGCCGACCGGATCGCTCCGCGCGTATTGCTGGCGGACGAAGTGGGTCTCGGTAAAACGATCGAAGCCGGCCTGGTGATCCATCGCCAGCTGCTCTCTGGCCGCGCCAAGCGCGTGCTGATCCTGGTCCCGGAAAACCTCCAGCACCAGTGGCTGGTGGAAATGCGCCGCCGCTTCAACCTGCAGGTCGCCCTGTTCGATGACGAACGCTTTATCGAAAGCGATGCGAGCAATCCGTTCGAAGACACCCAGCTTGCACTGGTCTCGCTGGAATGGCTGAAGGATGACGAGCGCGCTCAGGACGCGGCCTTCGCGGCTGGCTGGGATCTGCTGGTGGTGGACGAGGCCCATCACCTGGTCTGGCATCCGGAAAACGCCAGCGCTGAATACAAGCTGGTCGAGCAGCTGGCCGAAGTCACACCCGGCGTGCTGCTGTTGACCGCAACGCCGGAGCAGCTCGGCCAGGAAAGCCATTTCGCCCGCCTGCGCCTGCTGGACCCGAACCGGTTCCATGACCTCGAAGCCTTTCGCGCCGAAAGCGCCAGCTACCAGCCGGTCGCCCGCGCCGTGCAGGAACTGCTCGACGAGGGTCGCCTGTCGCAGGAAGCGCACCAGACCATCCATGACTTCCTTGGCGCCGAAGGTGAAGCGCTGCTTGCCGCCGCCACCGATGGCGACATCGAAGCCAGCAGCCGGCTGATCCGCGAGCTGCTCGATCGTCACGGCACCGGCCGCCTGCTGTTCCGCAATACGCGGGCCGCCGTGCGCGGTTTCCCTGAGCGTCAGTTGCATCCCTATCCGCTGCCCTGCCCGGCTGAATATCTGGAATTACCACTGGGTGAGCATGCTGAGCTGTATCCGGAAGTCAGCTTCCAGAGCCAGCAGGAAGAGCCCGATGCGCAGAATCGCTGGTGGAGTTTCGATCCGCGCGTCGAGTGGCTGATCGACACGCTGAAGATGCTGAAGAAATTCAAGGTGCTGGTCATCTGCGCCCACGCCGAGACGGCGCTGGACCTGGAGGACGCCCTGCGGGTGCGCTCCGGCATTCCGGCCACCGTGTTTCATGAAGGCATGAGCATTCTTGAGCGCGACCGCGCCGCCGCCTACTTCGCCGACGAGGAGTTCGGCGCGCAGGTGCTGATCTGCTCCGAGATCGGCAGTGAAGGCCGCAACTTCCAGTTCGCCCACCATCTGGTGCTGTTCGATCTGCCAGCGCACCCGGACCTGCTGGAACAGCGCATCGGCCGGCTCGACCGAATCGGCCAGGCGCACGTCATCCAATTGCATGTGCCGTACCTGGAAACCAGCCCGCAGGAACGCCTGTTCCAGTGGTATCACCAGGCGCTGAACGCGTTCCTCAACACCTGCCCGACCGGCAACGCCTTGCAGCATCAGTTCGGCTCACGCCTGCTGAACCAACTGGAGGAAGGCGATGACGAGGAGTTCCAGGCACTCATCGAGGAGGCCCGCGCCGAACGCGAGCGCCTGGAAGCCGACCTGCACGCCGGCCGTGACCGCCTGCTGGAACTCAACTCCGGCGGTGGTGAACAGGGCAAGGCGCTGGTCGAAGCCATCGACGAACAGGACGACCAGTTCGCCCTGCCGATCTACATGGAAGAACTGTTCGACGCCTTCGGCATCGACAGTGAAGACCATTCCGAAAACGCGCTGATCCTGCGTCCCAGCGAAAAAATGCTCGATGCCAGCTTCCCGCTCGGTGACGACGAAGCCGTGACCATCACCTACGACCGCGAGCAGGCACTGGCTCGCGAAGACATGCAGTTCCTCACCTGGGAACACCCTATGGTGCAGGGCGGCATGGACCTGGTGCTGTCCGGCTCCATGGGCAACACCGCAGTGGCGCTGATCAAGAACAAGGCCCTCAAGCCCGGCACCGTGCTGCTGGAACTGCTCTACGTCAGCGAGGTGGTGGCGCCGCGTACCCTGCAGCTCAATCGCTTCCTGCCGCCGTTGGCGCTGCGCTGCCTGCTGGATTCGAACGGCAATGACCTGGCCTCGAAGGTCGCCTTCGAAACCCTCACCGACCAGTTGGAAAGCGTGCCGCGGGCGAGCGCCAATAAATTCATCCAGGCCCAGCGCGATGTCCTGGCCGTGCAGATCGCCGATGCCGAAGCCAAGATTGCGCCGCGCCACAGCGAACGTGTTGCCGAAGCACAGCGTCGTTTGAAGGCCAGCCTCGACGAGGAACTGGCACGGCTGACGGCACTGCAAGCGGTCAACCCGAGCGTACGCGACAGCGAGATCGAAGCCGTGCGCCAGCAGCGCGAAGAAGGCCTGGCGATGCTGGAAAAAGCCGGTCTGCGACTGGAGGCGATCCGCGTGCTGGTCGCCGGCTGA
- a CDS encoding ATP-dependent DNA helicase translates to MTDSLAHAALAAFHPAVAGWFGRSFPAPTPAQARAWPLIRAGQSTLVAAPTGSGKTLTAFLAAIDQLVQQGVAEGGLPDQTSVLYVSPLKALSNDIHVNLEQPLAGISAQLQALGLPPLEIRTAVRTGDTPQAERAAMRKRVPHILVTTPESLYVLLGSESGRQMLAGVRSVIVDEIHAIAGNKRGSHLALSLERLEALCARPLVRVGLSATQKPIEAVADFLVGAGRRCEIVDVGHGRARDLALEVPPVPLEAVMSNDVWELVYDRLAALAAEHRTTLVFVNTRRMAERAARHLSERLGNAVVAAHHGSLAREQRLDAEQRLKRGELRVLVATASLELGIDIGDVELVCQLGSPRSISAFLQRVGRAGHQVGGVSKGRLFPSSRDDLIECAALLDSVRRGELDTLVIPKAPLDVLAQQIVAEVSCQEWQEDALLTLIRRAMPYAQLSETDYQALLAMLAEGYTTRHGARGAYLHRDLVSRSLRGRRGGRLTALTSGGTIADNADYSVLLEPQGFNIGTVNEDFAVESLAGDVFQLGNTSYRIIKVESGRVRVEDAQGQPPNIPFWIGEAPGRSDELSAAVARLRGEVDERLTEAESRRSQLAGDAFTQPGIASKLAPTKAEGADASAGSSRLQPAIDWLTDTLGLPDAAARQIVEYLARARSALGALPTQQRLIMERFFDESGGTQLVIHSPFGSRINRAWGLALRKRFCRTFNFELQAAATEDAIIFSLSTSHSFPLDEVWRYLHPNSAEAVLIQALLDAPLFGVRWRWNATTALALPRMAGGRKVAPQLQRMKSEDLLATVFPDQVACLENIVGEREVPDHPLVAQTLNDCLHEAMDSEGWLALLRRIEAGQIELLARDLPTPSPLAMEVLGARPYAFLDDAPLEERRTQAVLNRRWTDPESSDDLGALDAAAIQAVGEEAWPQARNPDELHEALTGLGCIAEVEAQADPQWLAWLSELARGGRTTRMQVAQDRALWLPIERLALLQSIYPSSHCEPVLKPLPGFDQHSSEDDALVELIRARLTGFGPLPVPLIARPLALPASAVALALTRLESEGYVLRGRFTLGAREDEWCERHLLARIHRYTVKRLRREIEPVERADFMRFLFDWQHLSEATRMQGRDALGTVVEQLEGFQAAAGAWESDLLPARLKDYGGTWLDELCRSGRIVWTRLAGRIKASSGPVRGTPIVLLPRRQLAAWYALASDAPQPELSSRAQRVFETLQGQGALFFDELQQDARLLRSELEDALGELVAVGLVNADSFAGLRALLAPAAKRSRSSRQSRGGAFIGGMADAGRWALVRKGAPASVETAPPRRPPLDPEALEHIAMTLLRRYGVVFWRLLDREADWLPPWRELLRVYHRLEARGDIRGGRFVAGVPGEQFALPEAVGLLREVRKRALVGEMLAVSAVDPLNQVGTLLPGERVPAVTGNRILYRDGVPLALLVAGKPELLAELDEDDQRKARQLLAVARR, encoded by the coding sequence ATGACAGACTCTCTCGCCCATGCAGCGCTGGCTGCGTTCCACCCTGCAGTGGCCGGCTGGTTCGGTCGCAGCTTTCCGGCGCCGACTCCCGCTCAGGCCCGCGCCTGGCCTCTGATACGCGCCGGTCAGTCGACGCTGGTAGCAGCGCCGACTGGCTCGGGCAAGACGCTCACGGCCTTTCTCGCCGCCATCGACCAGCTGGTGCAGCAGGGCGTTGCCGAAGGCGGTCTCCCGGACCAGACCTCGGTACTCTACGTCTCGCCGCTCAAGGCGTTGTCCAACGATATCCACGTGAATCTGGAACAGCCGCTGGCGGGTATCTCCGCGCAGCTGCAAGCGCTCGGTCTGCCACCGCTGGAAATTCGCACCGCCGTGCGCACCGGCGACACGCCGCAGGCCGAGCGCGCGGCGATGCGCAAACGGGTGCCGCATATTCTGGTGACCACGCCGGAATCGCTTTATGTGCTGCTCGGCTCCGAGTCTGGTCGGCAAATGCTGGCCGGTGTTCGCAGCGTGATCGTCGATGAGATTCACGCCATCGCCGGTAACAAGCGTGGCAGCCATCTGGCGCTGTCGCTGGAACGGCTGGAGGCGTTGTGCGCACGTCCGCTGGTGCGGGTCGGCCTGTCGGCAACGCAGAAACCCATCGAGGCAGTTGCTGATTTTCTGGTCGGTGCGGGGCGCCGCTGCGAGATCGTCGATGTGGGCCACGGCCGAGCGCGTGACCTGGCGCTGGAGGTGCCACCGGTCCCGCTGGAAGCGGTAATGAGCAACGATGTCTGGGAGCTGGTGTACGACCGGCTTGCCGCGTTGGCGGCTGAACATCGGACCACCCTGGTTTTCGTCAACACCCGGCGCATGGCCGAACGGGCCGCGCGGCATCTCAGTGAGCGTCTCGGCAACGCAGTGGTCGCCGCCCATCACGGCAGCCTGGCGCGCGAGCAACGGCTGGATGCCGAGCAGCGCCTCAAGCGCGGCGAGCTTCGGGTGCTGGTGGCTACTGCTTCGTTGGAGTTGGGCATCGATATCGGTGATGTCGAACTGGTCTGCCAGCTGGGCTCGCCGCGCTCGATTTCCGCCTTCCTGCAACGCGTCGGACGCGCCGGACATCAGGTCGGTGGCGTGTCCAAGGGGCGCCTGTTTCCCAGCTCACGCGACGATTTGATCGAATGCGCCGCCTTGCTCGACAGCGTGCGTCGCGGTGAGCTGGATACGCTGGTGATTCCCAAAGCGCCACTGGACGTGCTGGCGCAGCAGATCGTGGCCGAGGTGTCGTGCCAGGAGTGGCAGGAAGACGCGCTGTTGACGCTGATTCGCCGGGCGATGCCTTACGCACAATTGAGCGAGACGGACTATCAGGCGCTGCTGGCAATGCTCGCCGAGGGCTACACCACCCGTCACGGTGCGCGCGGCGCCTATCTGCACCGCGACTTGGTCAGCCGCAGTCTTCGCGGACGCCGCGGCGGCCGTCTGACCGCGCTGACCTCCGGCGGCACCATCGCTGACAATGCCGACTATTCGGTCCTGCTCGAACCCCAGGGCTTCAATATCGGCACGGTCAACGAGGATTTTGCCGTTGAGAGTCTTGCCGGTGACGTCTTCCAGCTGGGCAATACCTCCTACCGCATCATCAAGGTCGAATCTGGGCGGGTGCGGGTAGAAGACGCGCAAGGCCAGCCGCCGAATATCCCGTTCTGGATAGGCGAGGCGCCTGGGCGTAGCGACGAGTTATCCGCAGCGGTGGCGCGACTGCGAGGGGAGGTTGATGAGCGTCTGACGGAAGCCGAATCTCGTAGGAGCCAGCTTGCTGGCGATGCTTTTACGCAGCCAGGGATCGCCAGCAAGCTAGCCCCTACAAAAGCGGAAGGTGCCGATGCTTCAGCGGGCTCCTCACGGCTCCAGCCCGCCATCGACTGGCTCACCGACACCCTTGGCCTGCCAGACGCCGCGGCGCGCCAGATCGTCGAGTACCTGGCGCGCGCCCGTTCCGCGCTGGGCGCGCTGCCGACGCAGCAGCGGCTGATCATGGAGCGCTTCTTCGACGAGTCCGGCGGCACCCAGCTGGTTATTCACTCGCCGTTCGGCAGCCGGATCAACCGCGCTTGGGGCCTGGCGCTGCGCAAGCGCTTCTGCCGCACCTTCAACTTCGAGCTCCAGGCCGCGGCGACCGAGGACGCGATCATCTTTTCGCTGTCCACCAGTCACAGCTTCCCGCTCGATGAGGTGTGGCGCTACCTGCACCCCAACAGCGCCGAGGCGGTGCTGATCCAGGCACTGCTCGATGCGCCGCTTTTCGGTGTGCGCTGGCGTTGGAACGCGACTACCGCTCTGGCGCTGCCGCGGATGGCCGGCGGGCGCAAGGTGGCGCCGCAGCTGCAGCGAATGAAGAGTGAAGATCTGCTTGCCACCGTGTTCCCGGACCAGGTCGCCTGCCTAGAGAACATCGTCGGCGAGCGGGAGGTGCCGGATCATCCGCTGGTTGCACAGACGCTCAATGACTGCCTGCACGAGGCCATGGACAGCGAAGGCTGGCTGGCGCTGTTGCGGCGCATCGAGGCGGGCCAAATCGAGCTGCTGGCGCGCGACCTGCCGACACCGTCGCCGCTGGCCATGGAAGTGCTGGGCGCGCGGCCGTACGCCTTTCTCGACGATGCGCCACTGGAAGAGCGCCGAACCCAGGCCGTGCTCAATCGCCGCTGGACCGACCCTGAATCTTCCGACGACCTCGGCGCGCTGGATGCCGCTGCGATCCAAGCGGTGGGCGAGGAAGCCTGGCCCCAGGCACGCAATCCGGATGAGTTGCACGAAGCGCTGACGGGGCTCGGCTGCATCGCTGAAGTGGAAGCGCAGGCCGATCCCCAGTGGCTGGCCTGGCTGAGCGAACTGGCTCGTGGCGGGCGCACAACGCGGATGCAGGTCGCGCAGGATCGCGCGCTCTGGTTACCCATCGAGCGTCTGGCGCTGTTGCAGTCGATCTATCCCAGCAGTCATTGCGAGCCGGTCCTCAAACCGTTGCCCGGTTTCGATCAGCACTCTAGCGAAGACGACGCGTTGGTCGAGCTGATCCGCGCGCGCCTGACCGGCTTCGGCCCCTTGCCGGTACCGCTGATCGCCCGGCCGCTGGCCTTGCCGGCCTCGGCGGTTGCGCTGGCGCTGACTCGCCTTGAATCCGAAGGCTATGTGCTACGCGGCCGCTTCACGCTTGGCGCACGTGAAGATGAGTGGTGCGAGCGGCACCTGCTGGCGCGTATCCATCGTTACACGGTCAAGCGCCTGCGCCGCGAAATCGAACCGGTCGAGCGCGCTGATTTCATGCGCTTCCTGTTCGACTGGCAGCACCTGTCCGAGGCGACACGAATGCAGGGCCGCGATGCGCTCGGCACGGTAGTTGAGCAACTTGAAGGCTTTCAGGCCGCGGCAGGCGCCTGGGAGAGCGACCTGCTGCCGGCGCGCCTGAAGGATTACGGCGGCACCTGGTTGGACGAGCTGTGCCGCTCCGGACGCATTGTCTGGACGCGCCTGGCCGGGCGAATCAAAGCCAGCAGCGGGCCGGTGCGCGGTACGCCTATCGTGCTGCTACCGCGCCGGCAACTGGCGGCCTGGTATGCACTGGCCAGTGATGCGCCGCAGCCCGAGCTGTCGTCTCGCGCGCAGCGGGTGTTCGAGACGTTGCAGGGGCAGGGCGCCTTGTTCTTCGATGAGCTGCAGCAGGACGCACGCCTGTTGCGCAGTGAACTGGAGGATGCGCTCGGTGAGCTGGTTGCGGTCGGGTTGGTCAATGCGGACAGTTTTGCCGGTTTGCGGGCGTTGCTGGCGCCCGCTGCGAAACGCTCACGCAGCAGCCGGCAGAGCCGCGGCGGTGCCTTCATCGGCGGCATGGCGGACGCCGGTCGCTGGGCCCTGGTGCGCAAAGGCGCACCGGCTTCGGTCGAAACCGCACCACCGCGCCGGCCTCCGCTCGATCCTGAAGCGCTGGAGCATATCGCGATGACCCTGCTGCGCCGCTACGGTGTGGTGTTCTGGCGCCTGCTGGACCGTGAGGCGGATTGGTTACCGCCCTGGCGCGAGCTGCTGCGGGTCTATCACCGCCTCGAAGCGCGTGGCGACATTCGCGGCGGACGCTTCGTCGCAGGTGTGCCGGGCGAACAGTTCGCCTTGCCGGAGGCGGTGGGCCTGCTGCGCGAGGTTCGCAAGCGAGCGTTGGTTGGCGAGATGCTCGCTGTCTCGGCGGTCGATCCGTTGAACCAGGTCGGCACCCTGCTGCCAGGTGAGCGCGTACCCGCGGTGACGGGCAATCGCATCCTTTATCGCGACGGCGTGCCGCTGGCATTGCTGGTGGCCGGAAAACCCGAACTGCTGGCGGAACTGGACGAAGACGACCAGCGAAAGGCAAGGCAACTGCTGGCAGTGGCGCGACGTTAG